Within the Salmo trutta unplaced genomic scaffold, fSalTru1.1, whole genome shotgun sequence genome, the region accgatcgctgcagaaagaaaaaaaaaattctttcccagaaaggggatgtagctcagtggtagagcgcaagcttcgcatgtatgaggtcctgggttcaatccccagcttctccatttaaaattattggctgagagggccctagtggagatggctggctgacagggccctagtggagacggctgtctgagagggccctagtggagacggctggctgagagggccctagtggagacggctggctgagagggccctagtggagatggctggctgagagggtcctagtggagatggctggctgagagggccctagtggagacggctgAAGAGAGAGGGCCCTAGTGAAGCCATCACCCAGCACCCACCATCCACCACCCAGCACCACCCACCAAGCATTCAgtaccacccaccacccaccacactCAGTACCCTCAGAACCCTCATTacccagcaccctcagcacccaccactgataaaataatttatacgtttaaggttttgactaaatgattccacCCTGAAAATATATAACTGAGTGATTATCATACTAAttatataaatgtgtgtgcataggaCAAGCTGAGACATTCAAGGAAAAGGGGAACTGTTAATAGACAGCAGACAACTTCTGACTACTGTGAAACTGATAAACAGgaaggtctccccacccagggaggggagaaaccattgggcttgcagtagattatgtaacatggggcaggatatgataagcaatgtgatggagaaaacttgtaaataagcattgacagtgttaaaTCGCCATCAGACTAGCCgtctaccacccggttactcaaccctgcaccttagaggctgctgccctctatacatagacatggaatcactggccacttcaataatggaacactagtcactttaataatgtatacactaccgttcaaaagtttggggtcacttagaaatgtccttgtttttgaaagaaaagccattttttttgtccattaaaataacatcaaattgatcagaaatacagtgtagatattgttaatgttgtaaatgactattgtagctggaaacggctgattttaatgtggaatatctacataggcgtccagaggcccattatcagcaaccatcactcctgtgttccaatggcatcgttgtgttagctaatccaagttgatcattttaaaaggctaattgatcattagaaaaccctttttgcaattacgttagcacagctgaaaactgttgttctgattaaagaagcaaaaaatcaggccttctttagacttgttgagtatctggagcatcagcatttgtgggttcgattacaggctcaaaatggccagaaacaaaggactttcttctgaaactcgtcagtctattcttgttcggaggaatgaaggctattccatgcgagaaattgccaagaaactgaagatctcatacaacgctgtgtactactccctacaCAGAACAtctcaaactggctctaaccagaatagaaaggggagtgggaggccccggtgcacagctgagcaagaggacaagtacattagagtgtctagtttgagaaacagacgcctcacaagtcctcaactggcagctttattaaatagtaccgggcaaaacaccagtctcaacgtcaacagtgaagaagcgactccgggatgctggccttctaggcagagttgcaaagaaaaagtgtCATGGCAATTTccaatcccaatgatgataatAACAATCACTATAGCTGTGACCAATTCTCCAGAGGTTGTAAGGCCCCTGGTTAATAGAAGAATTAGACAAAGTCCCAGatttctgcaaaaggttagttctttattcagagagctcTACAAATCATGCAAGCACATAGCCATTTATACCTCACATTTGGTCATACCATATGTCATACCCCTTATaaatgcccctcctcttctttaacactgtcaatgctaatttacaagtcttctccatcACATACATTGCTAATCATGTCCTGCcacatgttacataatctactgcaagcctaatggtttctcccctccctgggtggggagatcttcttcctgttatcagtttcacagtggtcacaagttgtctgctgtctgttAACAGTTCCCCTTTTCCTTACATGTCTCACTTACATTGCTAAATAGTAAAGTCTTAGCTtgtcctatacacacacacagttatagaaTTACAGTCTTATAATTATAATTCTTTACACAGTTATATGTTTCAGGGTGGAATCATTTAGTTATtaccttaaacatataaattattttatcaaaaagccatatctcagactggccaataaaaagaaaagattaagatgggcaaaagaacacagacactggacagaggaacagagaatcATAAAAAAACAGAGATTTGCAAGATGATTTTATAtgaatgcaattttttttttttcaatttaaaaaaaattgttttttcgTATTTTTGCGAGCGACATGAATCAACATTATAGATTTCAATGTCATTATAGTTCAATGTCTGGAAAATCAGAAAATATATGAAATCtgaatatacactcagtggccagtttattaggtacaccccccagttcacgaaaatggttcgctccgACAGAcacgtggccatggcttgctatataaagcaggcagacaggctttGGGACTTTCTGGAGGGGGGTCCGATTTGATACTAGATGGGTacacctaataaactgtccactTGACaggattaaaaaaacaacaacaataaaaacaacaacagagacaATTCTATTCATAATAATCATAGATAATTACCAGCTTTACAATTTCATCAATATACTTTTTTCAtaaatttttattattattaattaatatcaTTATTCATCACCTTCCTGAGCAGTTTTTTGTAAGTTTTAATTTTAATTTGGTCTTCCCTTCTCACGGTTCACCAATTGCTTTTCCATCATCCTCATCACCCTGATCATTAACTGCCTCAAATGCATGGGGTTGTATTGATcccccttcatcatcatcatccccacccTGATCATTAACTGCCTCAGATGCAGGGGGTTGTATTGATcccccttcatcatcatcatccccacccTGATCATTAACTGCATCAGATGGACGGGGTTGTATTGATCCCCCTTCATCATTATCATCCCCACCCTGATCATTAACTGCCTCAGATGCATGGGGTTGTATTGATCCcccttcatcatcatcctccCCACCCTGATCATTAACTGCATCAGATGGACGGGGTTGTATTGATcccccttcatcatcatcatccccacccTGATCATTAACTGCATCAGATGCAGGGGGTTGTATTGATCCCCCTTTTCCATCATCCCCACCCTGATCATTAACTGCATCAGATGGACGGGGTTGTATTGATCCCCCTTTTCCATCATCCCCACTTGATCCCTCTTGTGGTTTTGAAGTTTTATGTAAGTCATCAATCATGTCAAAAGCTAAATTCGATATTTTATCCCAATCAAATGTATGAGCGTCTCCTActgccccctcacctctctgtgtctctggaaGGGACACTGATGAGTTTCCCCCCTCATCACTATTTACCTTCTGGTCTTTATTCGTTGTCTCAGTAAGGGGTCTTATTTGGCTCACTGTAAAAGACGCATACTCTTTAGCTTTCTCCTTTAGAATGTCTCTCATTATAATTTCAGTTTCTTCCAAAACACTCTCCTCATATAAATGCCTGTGATAAGATTTACAACAAGCCTCACAAAATGTGATACAACAACCGCGATCAGGCGTGTTCTGACTCCCAGGCGTGTTCTTAGCACGGCAACGACATGGAGGTATGATAGACAGGATGAACCCAAAAGCAACAGCCAGCAGACATAACAAACCAATAACCTGAAAGAAAATGATGACAAACACATTAGTATTGTAGGATGGCTTCtgtcaaaatgtatttcacaCCTTGTTGATTTAGGGGACGGGACTTCACACTAGGATGTAAATATCACACCCACTGTTCAGAACGGCTTTGATATGTAGGTCTTTAGAGTTCACACCAAGACTCACAGTTGGAGACACTTTACTGACTTATAGTTCATGTAAGGTTTCATctgtcaaaatgtatttcatacCTCAACaaaattattatagatgacgacCCCGTGCCCCGTAGAAGCTCCGGCATCACTAACTTTCACCACATCACCTCTTCATAAATCTGTAGCCGTCACAGTACAGTAAATTACAAGATATATCGAAAAATACGACGAGGCACTCACCAACGAATCATTTCTGAGTTGAGCCAGGGTATTTTTGTCTTCAGGGATGAGCACATTTTTTTTGCAGGGAAGATCAACTTTGTCATTAGGGAGATTGTTTCCACAGCACACGTACCAGTCTCCATCGATGAGCACAGACGCAATCCAAAGCAACCCGACACAGAATGACTTACACAGAAGGGAGCACAGTCTACAGCCAAAATGACATTTGAGACTCCGTCTGCATGTGAACCGACATAGTCTTTTGAACATCTGATCCGTCCAGAGAACGAGGAACATCAACAGAAAAACTGGAATCAGGATGTACATGACACAGTTAAAAACTTCAGGTTTGCAGCTGCAAACAAACTCTACATGAAACACAGTGTACTGAATGAAGATGAGAGTGATTATTAGATAAAAACTGCCCCCTTCTGCCAATCTTTTCACTATGTTGTCGAGTAGAGATTTCAGACTCTCAACGTTAACCATGTTGATGGAGTGTAACCTCCAGTCAGATAATCAACCTGCCTCTAGCCAGGggtagacagactgttgggttttGACTTCCTCTACTAGACAATGAGCATCTAAACAGGTTGCGAAACATCGTCTGTTGCTGTCGAACAGACAATCAAAACAACAGCCAAACtgctgaagacagacagacaaacagacagacagacagacagagattatgaaatccggtttccgagctgctcatgggtgcacctctgccacgctcaaggtcctaaatgatgtcataaccaccatcgataaaaaaaacagtactgtgcagccgtattcatcgacctggccaaggctttcaactctgtcaatcaccacatatTTATCGTCAGactcaacagtcttggtttctcaaatgattacctcgcctggttcaccaactacttctctgatagagttcagtgtgtcaaatcggagggcctgttgtccggacttctggcagtctctatgggggtaaccacagggttcaattctcaggccgacttttttctctgtttaaatcaatgatgtcgctcttgctgttggtgattctctgatccacctctacgcagacgacaccattctgtatacttctggcccctctttggacactgtgttaacaaacctccagacgagcttcaatgctatacaacactccttccgtggcctccaaatgctcttaaatacaagtaaaactaaatgcatgctcttcaaccgattgctgcccgcacctacccgcccgtctagcatcactactctggacggctctgac harbors:
- the LOC115183513 gene encoding uncharacterized protein LOC115183513, with amino-acid sequence MVNVESLKSLLDNIVKRLAEGGSFYLIITLIFIQYTVFHVEFVCSCKPEVFNCVMYILIPVFLLMFLVLWTDQMFKRLCRFTCRRSLKCHFGCRLCSLLCKSFCVGLLWIASVLIDGDWYVCCGNNLPNDKVDLPCKKNVLIPEDKNTLAQLRNDSLVIGLLCLLAVAFGFILSIIPPCRCRAKNTPGSQNTPDRGCCITFCEACCKSYHRHLYEESVLEETEIIMRDILKEKAKEYASFTVSQIRPLTETTNKDQKVNSDEGGNSSVSLPETQRGEGAVGDAHTFDWDKISNLAFDMIDDLHKTSKPQEGSSGDDGKGGSIQPRPSDAVNDQGGDDGKGGSIQPPASDAVNDQGGDDDDEGGSIQPRPSDAVNDQGGEDDDEGGSIQPHASEAVNDQGGDDNDEGGSIQPRPSDAVNDQGGDDDDEGGSIQPPASEAVNDQGGDDDDEGGSIQPHAFEAVNDQGDEDDGKAIGEP